The Microbacterium foliorum genome has a window encoding:
- a CDS encoding glycerate kinase, with the protein MTRVVLAPDSFKGTITAADAAASLAEGWASVDPSATFVHRPMADGGEGTVAAFAAAVPGARMMPVAVDGPAGSRVETSWLLLPPTGETPGGTAVVDLASTSGIELLARLRPWDADTTGFGQAIVAALDHGVSRLVVGIGSSASTDGGTGMLAALGARFLDRGGMPVARGARGLADIASVDLAGLRAAPEVRVLTDVTNPLTGGRGAAAVFGPQKGLAADDIAGVDAALARLAELLALDPALPGTGAAGGTGGALVVWGATLAPGAAEVADLIGLADAVADADVVITGEGSYDGQSGDGKVPSFIAALATGAGVTPLLAAGRITADADTGVFAASASLTDLAGSADAALAEPARWLREAGAVLAHSL; encoded by the coding sequence ATGACCCGAGTGGTCCTCGCGCCCGACAGCTTCAAGGGCACGATCACGGCGGCGGATGCTGCGGCATCCCTCGCCGAGGGGTGGGCGTCGGTCGATCCCTCGGCCACGTTCGTGCACCGGCCGATGGCGGACGGCGGCGAGGGCACCGTGGCGGCGTTCGCGGCTGCGGTGCCCGGCGCGCGGATGATGCCGGTCGCGGTCGACGGACCCGCGGGGTCTCGCGTCGAGACGAGCTGGCTGCTGCTGCCGCCGACCGGCGAGACCCCCGGCGGCACCGCCGTCGTCGATCTGGCGTCGACCTCGGGCATCGAACTGCTCGCGCGGCTGCGCCCCTGGGATGCCGATACGACAGGTTTCGGGCAGGCGATCGTCGCCGCCCTCGACCACGGCGTCTCGCGCCTGGTGGTCGGCATCGGCTCCAGTGCGTCGACCGACGGGGGAACCGGCATGCTGGCTGCCCTCGGCGCCCGGTTCCTCGACCGGGGCGGGATGCCGGTCGCGCGCGGAGCGCGGGGACTCGCCGACATCGCCTCCGTCGATCTGGCCGGGCTGCGCGCGGCCCCCGAGGTGCGGGTGCTCACCGACGTCACCAACCCGCTCACCGGCGGCCGCGGGGCCGCTGCCGTGTTCGGTCCGCAGAAGGGGCTCGCCGCCGACGACATCGCGGGAGTGGATGCCGCGCTCGCGCGCCTCGCCGAGCTGCTCGCCCTCGATCCGGCTCTGCCCGGCACGGGAGCCGCCGGCGGAACCGGCGGAGCACTCGTCGTCTGGGGGGCGACCCTCGCTCCCGGTGCGGCCGAGGTGGCCGACCTGATCGGACTGGCGGATGCCGTCGCCGACGCCGATGTGGTCATCACGGGGGAAGGGTCGTACGACGGGCAGTCCGGCGACGGCAAGGTGCCCTCGTTCATCGCCGCCCTCGCGACCGGGGCCGGGGTGACGCCCCTGCTCGCTGCCGGACGGATCACCGCCGACGCCGACACGGGGGTCTTCGCGGCATCCGCGTCGTTGACCGACCTCGCGGGGTCGGCCGATGCCGCGCTCGCCGAACCCGCGCGGTGGTTGCGCGAGGCCGGCGCGGTGCTCGCCCACTCGCTCTGA
- a CDS encoding LacI family DNA-binding transcriptional regulator produces MSQQESLSRARQPRHSRGTAPTLHDVAREAGVSLATASRVLNGSERKVAESFRERVEQAAAELGYTANASAQATARGSSPVIALLVADIADPYFGLIAAGVARGADEQGLVVTIAITERDPAREARIVRALRGQRPQGLILAASRTDEPTDSDTARELAEYARFGGRVVTFGAGSAENRHVEIDNRAGAAALGRQMASLGYRSAIAIGAAEGVLTSDERLAGFRAGFESGGGSVDRVLRGDFRRESGARAMSDALAQGVEPGTLVFGMSDVVAIGAMAAIRDAGREIGTDIAVCGFDDVPSSSDVSPALTTVRVPLTEVGYQAFRATVDADWTQAPLPLEVTVRASTPGLTR; encoded by the coding sequence ATGAGCCAGCAGGAAAGCCTTTCCCGCGCGCGCCAGCCGCGCCACTCCCGAGGGACGGCGCCGACCCTGCACGACGTGGCCCGCGAGGCCGGAGTCTCGCTCGCCACGGCATCCCGCGTGCTGAACGGGTCTGAGCGCAAGGTCGCGGAGTCGTTCCGCGAGCGAGTGGAGCAGGCGGCCGCGGAACTCGGATACACCGCCAACGCCTCGGCGCAGGCGACCGCCCGCGGCAGCTCGCCGGTGATCGCCCTTCTCGTCGCCGACATCGCCGACCCGTACTTCGGACTGATCGCCGCAGGAGTCGCGCGCGGCGCCGACGAGCAGGGCCTCGTCGTGACGATCGCGATCACCGAACGCGACCCGGCCCGCGAAGCGCGCATCGTGCGCGCCCTGCGTGGACAGCGCCCCCAGGGACTGATCCTCGCCGCCTCCCGCACCGATGAGCCGACCGACTCCGACACCGCCCGCGAACTCGCGGAGTACGCCCGCTTCGGCGGACGCGTCGTGACCTTCGGAGCGGGCAGCGCCGAGAACCGTCACGTCGAGATCGACAACCGCGCGGGCGCCGCCGCGCTCGGCCGGCAGATGGCGTCGCTCGGCTACCGTTCGGCGATCGCGATCGGCGCCGCCGAGGGAGTGCTGACCTCCGACGAGCGTCTCGCCGGCTTCCGTGCCGGCTTCGAGTCGGGCGGCGGCAGCGTCGACCGCGTGCTCCGGGGCGACTTCCGACGGGAATCGGGAGCCCGTGCGATGTCCGATGCCCTCGCGCAGGGCGTCGAACCCGGCACCCTCGTGTTCGGCATGAGTGACGTCGTCGCGATCGGCGCGATGGCGGCGATCCGCGACGCAGGACGCGAGATCGGCACCGACATCGCGGTGTGCGGCTTCGACGACGTGCCCTCCAGCAGTGACGTGAGCCCGGCGCTGACGACCGTGCGCGTGCCGCTGACCGAGGTCGGCTACCAGGCCTTCCGCGCGACGGTCGACGCCGACTGGACGCAGGCGCCGCTGCCGCTCGAGGTCACCGTGCGCGCGAGCACCCCCGGCCTCACCCGATGA
- a CDS encoding sugar phosphate isomerase/epimerase family protein — MTKIRTGTIRPGLCSVTFRSLPAERVIELAAQAGLEVVEWGADVHVAPGDVERAVAVAQATTDAGLTSCSYGSYFRAGRDEPLAPILDTAAALGVDRVRVWAGELGSAEASPSHWADVISRLRDATAESTARGIELALEFHSGTLADTAPTALRVLAEVASPALSTYWQPTVGAAVDEVLGEYRAVAAHTSAAHVFSWWPAQERRPLRARDALWTRFFAEALSAPRPPRDALLEFVPNDDPALLPGEAAALRSYLSN, encoded by the coding sequence ATGACGAAGATCCGAACGGGAACGATCCGACCTGGCCTGTGCTCGGTGACCTTCCGGTCGCTGCCCGCAGAACGGGTGATCGAGCTCGCGGCGCAGGCCGGACTCGAGGTCGTCGAGTGGGGCGCCGACGTGCACGTCGCCCCGGGCGATGTCGAGCGCGCCGTCGCCGTGGCGCAGGCGACGACAGATGCCGGGCTGACGTCGTGCTCGTACGGATCGTACTTCCGCGCCGGGCGTGATGAGCCCCTCGCACCGATCCTGGACACCGCGGCGGCGCTCGGCGTCGATCGGGTGCGCGTCTGGGCCGGCGAACTCGGGTCGGCGGAGGCGTCGCCCTCGCACTGGGCGGATGTCATCTCGCGCCTGCGCGACGCGACGGCGGAGTCGACCGCACGGGGGATCGAGCTGGCGCTGGAGTTCCATTCCGGCACCCTCGCCGACACGGCGCCGACGGCGCTGCGGGTGCTCGCCGAGGTGGCCAGTCCCGCGCTCAGCACCTACTGGCAGCCGACGGTCGGGGCCGCCGTCGACGAGGTGCTGGGCGAGTACCGCGCGGTCGCCGCGCACACCAGTGCGGCGCACGTGTTCTCGTGGTGGCCCGCGCAGGAACGACGTCCGCTGCGGGCGCGGGATGCCCTCTGGACGCGCTTCTTCGCCGAAGCGCTCTCGGCCCCGAGGCCGCCCCGCGACGCCCTGCTCGAGTTCGTGCCGAACGACGACCCGGCGCTGCTGCCCGGCGAGGCGGCGGCCCTGCGCTCCTACCTCTCGAACTGA
- a CDS encoding sugar phosphate isomerase/epimerase family protein, giving the protein MTVDPRLSINQATIKHADLATALRVTADAGIQAIGLWREPVHEVGLDRAAQMLADSGLRFSTHCRGGFFTLPEGTERLAALDDNRRAIEETATLAAAGAEGSTAVLVLVAGGLPAGSRDLIGARERVRDAIGDLAADAKAAGVTLAIEPLHPMYASDRAVVSTLGQALDIAADFDAQVVGAAVDTFHIWWDPQVLEQIARAGREGRIATYQVCDWKTPLAADVLLSRHYPGDGVIDFGSLTRAVIETGYDRDIEVEIFHADIWADAPENVVRRTAEAFGAAVSPHLT; this is encoded by the coding sequence GTGACCGTCGATCCTCGCCTGTCGATCAACCAGGCAACGATCAAGCACGCCGACCTCGCGACCGCACTGCGGGTGACCGCGGATGCCGGTATCCAGGCGATCGGTCTGTGGCGCGAGCCTGTGCACGAGGTCGGACTCGACAGGGCCGCGCAGATGCTCGCCGACTCGGGGCTCCGGTTCAGCACGCACTGCCGCGGCGGGTTCTTCACCCTCCCCGAGGGCACGGAGCGCCTCGCCGCGCTCGACGACAACCGTCGAGCGATCGAGGAGACCGCGACGCTCGCGGCCGCCGGGGCCGAGGGGTCGACGGCGGTGCTCGTCCTGGTGGCAGGCGGCCTTCCGGCGGGGTCCCGCGACCTGATCGGTGCGCGTGAACGTGTGCGCGATGCGATCGGAGATCTCGCCGCCGACGCGAAGGCGGCGGGGGTGACGCTGGCGATCGAGCCGCTGCATCCGATGTACGCGTCCGATCGTGCGGTCGTGTCGACCCTCGGCCAGGCGCTCGACATCGCGGCGGACTTCGATGCGCAGGTCGTGGGCGCGGCGGTCGACACCTTCCACATCTGGTGGGATCCGCAGGTGCTCGAGCAGATCGCGCGCGCCGGCCGCGAGGGCCGCATCGCGACCTACCAGGTGTGCGACTGGAAGACCCCGCTCGCCGCCGACGTGCTGCTGTCTCGCCACTACCCGGGCGACGGCGTGATCGACTTCGGCTCGCTCACTCGCGCGGTGATCGAGACCGGATACGACCGAGACATCGAGGTCGAGATCTTCCACGCCGACATCTGGGCGGATGCTCCCGAGAACGTCGTGCGGCGCACGGCCGAGGCGTTCGGCGCCGCGGTCTCGCCCCACCTGACGTGA
- a CDS encoding dihydrodipicolinate synthase family protein yields the protein MSTLRLLDAAGAVTDAELREGGGYTRPSAPLQSRVAYAAAHVVPKVHADNTPGRPADIDWDSTLAFRRNVYSWGLGVADAMDTAQRNMGLDAAATRELIARSAEVAREEGGSVVVGVNTDHIAESHISLEQVIDAYTAQLHFTEEQGAGPVLMASRHLARVAENADDYRRVYREVLSSATVPVVLHWLGPAFDPELAGYFTSSSSSQGGAPDDWQAASAVLLDIIAENPDKVAGVKMSLLNAESEISVRERLHSQESTQGVRMFTGDDFNYVGLIGGDTVGQGEGHSDALLGAFAAITPVASAAIQALDAGDPARYLEILGPTEELSRQVFATPTFYYKTGVAFLAWLNGHQPAFQMVGGLHSARSLPHLSRIVELANDSLALENPDLARERWHGMLRLNGIDAGSVAR from the coding sequence ATGAGCACTCTCCGACTCCTCGACGCCGCGGGTGCGGTGACGGATGCCGAGCTGCGCGAGGGCGGTGGGTACACGCGACCCTCCGCCCCTCTGCAGAGCCGCGTCGCCTACGCCGCGGCCCACGTCGTGCCGAAGGTGCACGCCGACAACACCCCCGGCCGGCCCGCCGACATCGACTGGGATTCGACGCTCGCGTTCCGCCGCAACGTCTACTCCTGGGGCCTCGGCGTCGCCGATGCCATGGACACCGCGCAGCGGAACATGGGACTGGATGCCGCGGCGACCCGCGAGCTCATCGCACGCAGCGCCGAGGTCGCCCGCGAGGAGGGCGGCTCGGTCGTGGTCGGCGTCAACACCGACCACATCGCCGAGTCGCACATCTCGCTCGAACAGGTCATCGACGCCTACACCGCGCAGCTGCACTTCACCGAGGAGCAGGGGGCGGGGCCCGTGCTCATGGCCTCTCGCCACCTCGCCAGGGTGGCCGAGAACGCCGACGACTACCGTCGCGTCTACCGCGAGGTGCTCTCCTCCGCCACGGTGCCGGTGGTGCTGCACTGGCTCGGCCCGGCCTTCGACCCCGAGCTCGCCGGCTACTTCACTTCGTCGTCGTCGAGCCAGGGTGGCGCTCCGGATGACTGGCAGGCGGCATCCGCTGTGCTGCTCGACATCATCGCCGAGAACCCCGACAAGGTCGCGGGCGTGAAGATGAGCCTGCTGAACGCCGAGTCCGAGATCTCGGTGCGCGAGCGCCTGCACTCTCAGGAATCGACGCAGGGCGTGCGCATGTTCACGGGCGACGACTTCAACTACGTCGGGCTGATCGGCGGCGACACAGTGGGGCAGGGCGAGGGCCACTCCGACGCGCTGCTCGGCGCGTTCGCGGCGATCACGCCGGTGGCGTCCGCCGCGATCCAGGCTCTGGATGCCGGAGACCCCGCACGCTACCTCGAGATCCTCGGGCCGACCGAAGAACTGAGCCGCCAGGTGTTCGCGACTCCGACCTTCTACTACAAGACGGGCGTCGCGTTCCTCGCGTGGCTCAACGGGCACCAGCCCGCCTTCCAGATGGTCGGCGGCCTGCACTCGGCACGCAGCCTGCCGCACCTGAGCCGCATCGTCGAGCTGGCGAACGACTCTCTGGCGCTCGAGAACCCCGACCTCGCGCGCGAGCGCTGGCACGGGATGCTGCGCCTGAACGGCATCGATGCAGGGAGCGTGGCACGGTGA
- a CDS encoding Gfo/Idh/MocA family protein: MSQATTREIGIIMNGVSGRMGYRQHLVRSILAIRDGGGIELPDGSRITVKPILVGRNEAKLAELAAKHGIEDYTTDLDAALADPKWEIYADFLVTKARASALRKAIAAGKAIYTEKPTAESLDEALELARLADAAGVKTGVVHDKLYLPGLQKLKRLIDSGFFGRILSVRGEFGYWVFEGDWQPAQRPSWNYRTEDGGGIIVDMFPHWNYVLENLFGEVKSVYAQAAVHIADRWDEHGEHYTATAEDAAYGIFEIEGGIVAEINSSWTVRVNRDELVEFQVDGTHGSAVVGLFGARIQPRNATPKPVWNPDLEDSHDYDADWQEIPTNDVFLNGFRQQWEEYLVSFVEGTKYPFDLLSGARGVQFAEAGLTSSAEGRKVALSPLTLG, encoded by the coding sequence ATGTCACAGGCGACGACCCGCGAGATCGGGATCATCATGAACGGCGTCTCCGGGCGCATGGGCTACCGGCAGCACCTGGTGCGGTCGATCCTCGCGATCCGTGACGGGGGCGGCATCGAGCTGCCCGACGGATCCCGCATCACGGTGAAGCCGATCCTCGTCGGCCGCAACGAGGCGAAGCTCGCCGAGCTCGCCGCGAAGCACGGCATCGAGGACTACACGACCGACCTCGACGCAGCGCTGGCCGATCCGAAGTGGGAGATCTACGCCGACTTCCTCGTGACGAAAGCGCGCGCGTCGGCGCTGCGCAAGGCGATCGCGGCAGGCAAGGCGATCTACACCGAGAAGCCCACGGCCGAGTCGCTCGACGAGGCCCTCGAGCTCGCGCGCCTCGCGGATGCCGCCGGCGTCAAGACCGGCGTCGTGCACGACAAGCTCTACCTCCCGGGTCTGCAGAAGCTCAAGCGCCTCATCGACTCCGGTTTCTTCGGACGCATCCTGTCTGTGCGCGGCGAGTTCGGCTACTGGGTGTTCGAGGGCGACTGGCAGCCCGCGCAGCGCCCGAGCTGGAACTACCGCACCGAAGACGGCGGCGGCATCATCGTCGACATGTTCCCGCACTGGAACTACGTGCTCGAGAACCTCTTCGGCGAGGTCAAGAGCGTGTACGCCCAGGCCGCGGTGCACATCGCGGACCGCTGGGACGAGCACGGCGAGCACTACACCGCCACCGCCGAAGATGCCGCCTACGGCATCTTCGAGATCGAGGGCGGGATCGTCGCCGAGATCAACTCCAGCTGGACCGTGCGCGTCAACCGCGACGAGCTCGTCGAGTTCCAGGTCGACGGCACCCACGGATCCGCGGTCGTCGGACTCTTCGGCGCGAGGATCCAGCCCCGCAACGCCACGCCGAAGCCCGTGTGGAACCCCGACCTCGAGGACTCGCACGACTACGACGCCGACTGGCAGGAGATCCCCACCAACGACGTGTTCCTCAACGGGTTCCGTCAGCAGTGGGAGGAGTACCTCGTCTCGTTCGTCGAGGGCACGAAGTATCCCTTCGACCTGCTCTCGGGAGCGCGCGGCGTGCAGTTCGCCGAGGCCGGCCTGACCTCCAGCGCCGAGGGCCGCAAGGTCGCCCTGTCGCCGCTGACCCTGGGCTGA
- a CDS encoding acyltransferase, with the protein MSEAVDPREFSPWDFWRDADRSQREEQLERQRVLTEGYPERRLGERCFISHLASVDHDVLRLGDRTYIAAGAYLSGELAAGADCSINPYTVIRGRVTLGDAVRIGAHTSILGFNHSMEPGTPVFRQPLTCRGIVVGDDVWIGSHAVILDGVCVGSHAVIAAGAVVTKDVPAGAIVAGNPARFLRWRVEPVGAASSPGAGAGPALEVSEDAGHAATVGGGRGVVDGVGAAGGPGAAGGPGAADGVGGLGERLARFGVRARADAASLLARSWSDEDGLFIDRPGAAATIRAQADAVEIADLLTGAAPPQLSVDEQIRRLHAWQNPSTGAVAPLDADGRQRSGVDFSDGDAAYHVLSTGYGLDLLGSRFPAALTWVTQATPDSVVAFCRRLPWASDAWTAGHHIDGFGTALLWTGKAGIPVPDGVVEALFGWLLLNADPDTGMWGSPTPDRGLLPVVNGFYRASRGTFAQFGVPLPHPERVIDTVLRHAEDPRWFAPGMRNACNVLDVAHPLWLTRGTGHRSAEVQSLAARLLSGALEAWGPGEGFGFRESSAATRGLAETEPGLQGTEMWLAIVWYLADILGIAGELGYQPRGVHRPEPAADLGAVSLGSAAFGAVSLGAV; encoded by the coding sequence ATGAGCGAGGCCGTCGATCCGCGGGAGTTCTCGCCCTGGGACTTCTGGCGCGATGCCGACCGGTCCCAGCGCGAGGAGCAGCTCGAGCGTCAGCGCGTGCTCACCGAGGGGTACCCCGAGCGCCGGCTCGGTGAACGGTGCTTCATCTCGCACCTCGCGTCGGTCGACCACGACGTGCTTCGGCTCGGCGATCGCACGTACATCGCTGCCGGGGCGTACCTGTCGGGTGAGCTCGCGGCGGGCGCCGACTGCAGCATCAACCCGTACACCGTCATCCGCGGGAGGGTGACTCTCGGCGATGCCGTCCGCATCGGCGCGCACACCTCGATCCTGGGATTCAACCACTCGATGGAGCCCGGCACGCCCGTGTTCCGGCAGCCGCTGACCTGCAGGGGCATCGTGGTCGGCGATGACGTGTGGATCGGGTCGCACGCCGTGATCCTCGACGGGGTCTGCGTCGGCTCGCACGCGGTCATCGCGGCGGGCGCCGTGGTCACCAAGGACGTGCCGGCAGGCGCGATCGTCGCAGGAAACCCCGCGCGCTTCCTGCGCTGGCGCGTCGAACCGGTCGGTGCTGCGTCCTCGCCGGGCGCCGGTGCCGGGCCTGCGCTCGAGGTCTCGGAGGATGCGGGACACGCCGCGACGGTCGGGGGTGGCCGGGGTGTCGTGGATGGAGTCGGAGCCGCGGGCGGCCCGGGAGCCGCGGGCGGCCCGGGAGCCGCGGATGGCGTGGGCGGCCTCGGCGAGCGGCTGGCTCGGTTCGGAGTCCGGGCGCGCGCGGATGCGGCCTCGCTGCTGGCCCGATCGTGGAGTGACGAGGACGGGCTGTTCATCGATCGCCCCGGCGCCGCTGCGACCATCAGGGCGCAGGCAGATGCCGTCGAGATCGCCGATCTGCTGACGGGCGCCGCACCGCCGCAGCTCTCCGTCGACGAGCAGATCCGGCGTCTGCATGCCTGGCAGAACCCGTCGACCGGTGCCGTCGCGCCTCTCGACGCTGACGGGCGCCAGAGATCTGGGGTCGACTTCTCCGACGGTGATGCGGCCTATCACGTGCTGAGTACGGGGTACGGCCTCGATCTGCTCGGATCGAGGTTCCCCGCAGCGCTCACCTGGGTGACCCAGGCCACACCCGACAGCGTCGTGGCGTTCTGCCGGCGCCTGCCCTGGGCATCGGATGCCTGGACCGCAGGGCACCACATCGACGGCTTCGGCACGGCACTGCTGTGGACCGGAAAGGCCGGCATCCCGGTCCCCGACGGGGTGGTGGAGGCGCTGTTCGGCTGGCTGCTGCTGAACGCGGACCCGGATACGGGCATGTGGGGTTCCCCCACGCCGGACCGGGGGCTCCTGCCTGTCGTGAACGGTTTCTACCGGGCCTCGCGAGGCACCTTCGCGCAGTTCGGGGTGCCGTTGCCGCACCCTGAGCGGGTGATCGACACTGTGCTCAGGCATGCCGAAGACCCTCGCTGGTTCGCGCCGGGCATGCGCAACGCGTGCAACGTGCTCGACGTGGCGCACCCGCTGTGGCTGACCCGCGGCACGGGTCACCGCTCGGCCGAGGTGCAGAGCCTCGCAGCGCGCCTGCTGTCCGGCGCGCTCGAGGCGTGGGGGCCGGGGGAGGGCTTCGGCTTCCGTGAGTCGTCTGCGGCGACCCGCGGTCTCGCAGAGACGGAGCCGGGCCTGCAGGGCACCGAGATGTGGCTCGCGATCGTCTGGTATCTCGCGGACATCCTCGGGATCGCAGGCGAACTCGGCTACCAGCCGAGGGGCGTGCACCGTCCGGAACCGGCCGCGGACCTCGGGGCCGTGTCCCTCGGGTCCGCGGCCTTCGGGGCCGTATCCCTCGGGGCCGTATGA
- a CDS encoding hydroxyacid dehydrogenase has protein sequence MTVRTAMSPDVFDLLFDDARLTRLRALATSPRLAIDEGDLSDTEILLTSWGAPRLDAELLDRMPRLRAVVHAAGSVQQLVSDDLWRRDITVTSAADANAVPVAEYTFAAIILAFKRAFVHMRSPSTVLEWRDLVGSTRYGSVGRTVGVVGFSRIGRRVVRMLGQLDDIRILVADPFVSPQTVAAAGAELLPLGEMLGQVDVLSLHAPALPETRHMIGAAELAALRDGATIINTARGWILDHEALLAECGSGRLDAVLDVTEPDPLPFDSALRGLPNVALTPHIAGSMGTEARRLADSALDDVEALLHGGVPSQVITRVDMELSA, from the coding sequence GTGACGGTCCGCACGGCGATGAGTCCCGACGTCTTCGATCTGCTCTTCGACGACGCGCGCCTCACGCGACTGCGGGCACTGGCGACATCGCCCCGGCTCGCGATCGACGAGGGCGATCTCAGCGACACCGAGATCCTGCTCACCTCGTGGGGTGCCCCGCGTCTCGACGCGGAGCTCCTCGACCGGATGCCGCGACTGCGCGCCGTGGTGCATGCCGCGGGCAGCGTGCAGCAGCTCGTCTCCGACGATCTGTGGCGCCGCGACATCACCGTGACCTCGGCAGCCGACGCCAACGCGGTGCCGGTCGCCGAGTACACCTTCGCCGCGATCATCCTCGCCTTCAAGCGCGCCTTCGTGCACATGCGCTCGCCGTCCACGGTGCTCGAGTGGCGTGATCTGGTGGGCTCCACGCGGTACGGCAGCGTCGGCCGGACCGTCGGCGTCGTCGGCTTCTCGAGGATCGGACGCAGGGTGGTGCGGATGCTGGGGCAGCTCGACGACATCCGCATCCTCGTCGCCGACCCCTTCGTCTCGCCGCAGACCGTGGCCGCCGCCGGGGCGGAACTGCTGCCCCTCGGCGAGATGCTCGGACAGGTGGACGTTCTGTCGTTGCACGCACCCGCGCTGCCCGAGACCCGGCACATGATCGGCGCGGCGGAGCTGGCGGCGCTCCGTGACGGCGCCACGATCATCAACACCGCACGCGGCTGGATCCTCGATCACGAGGCGCTGCTCGCCGAGTGCGGGTCGGGACGACTGGATGCCGTGCTCGACGTCACCGAACCCGATCCGCTGCCGTTCGATTCGGCGCTGCGCGGGCTGCCGAACGTCGCGCTCACCCCGCACATCGCCGGCTCCATGGGGACCGAGGCTCGGCGGCTCGCCGATTCGGCCCTCGACGACGTCGAGGCGCTGTTGCATGGCGGTGTGCCGTCACAGGTGATCACGCGAGTGGACATGGAGCTGAGCGCATGA
- a CDS encoding DUF624 domain-containing protein: protein MKRISHDAWASILGVVYLGLMVNFLVLVTASPLVVLLITTDPALSWPLLTLAAPLAAPALTGAFTAFREHGRGEPQVVRSFLRGWKATARKAMLIGAAATASVVVLLVDVRAVSESAASVMIVPVLALLTVIAVATALVALVALAEAPGARMRDIVRAVLYLCVRRWYLTALSLAVLGVQIGLFTTMPAIAIGLTCAPALYVAWANSRFTLRPVLDIEAVLDVEGVRA, encoded by the coding sequence ATGAAGCGCATCTCGCACGACGCGTGGGCCTCGATCCTCGGAGTCGTCTACCTGGGCCTGATGGTGAACTTCCTCGTGCTCGTCACGGCCTCCCCGCTCGTGGTGCTGCTGATCACCACCGACCCTGCACTGTCGTGGCCGCTCCTGACGCTCGCGGCACCGCTGGCCGCGCCGGCGCTGACCGGAGCGTTCACCGCATTCCGTGAGCACGGCCGCGGCGAACCGCAGGTGGTGCGCTCCTTCCTCCGCGGCTGGAAGGCGACGGCCCGCAAGGCCATGCTGATCGGCGCGGCGGCCACGGCATCCGTCGTCGTGCTGCTCGTCGATGTGCGAGCCGTCTCGGAATCGGCGGCATCCGTCATGATCGTGCCGGTGCTGGCGCTGCTCACGGTGATCGCGGTGGCCACCGCCCTGGTGGCGCTCGTCGCTCTGGCAGAGGCGCCCGGTGCGCGGATGCGCGACATCGTCAGAGCCGTGCTGTACCTCTGCGTGCGGCGGTGGTATCTCACGGCGCTCTCCCTCGCCGTGCTCGGCGTGCAGATCGGACTCTTCACCACCATGCCCGCGATCGCGATCGGTCTGACCTGCGCGCCTGCGCTGTATGTGGCGTGGGCGAACAGTCGGTTCACTCTCCGCCCCGTGCTCGACATCGAAGCGGTGCTCGACGTCGAAGGAGTGCGCGCGTGA
- a CDS encoding carbohydrate ABC transporter permease, whose product MTETQVLVTGGTLRKLSAPAPVGRTRSRLTIGRTLGYIALIIAAIGLLAPFFWMVMSSLKNANEVFSVPVVWVPETFVWQNYIDIWTKSNMLVWIRNTLFLAVSVTFLQVLTGSFAAYGFARMKFAGRDILFLVYIGTIAVPWQSYMIPQFILLSNLKVSNTLWSIILLQAFGAFGVFLMKQYYETIPEELSEAARLDGLSEYAIWRRIMLPLSIPAIASLTLLTFVNTWNDYLGPLIYLRNPDLWTIQLGLKSFVSNLFDTNYALLFAGLTISVLPIAIIFLLGQKYFVEGIATSGLKG is encoded by the coding sequence ATGACCGAGACCCAGGTCCTCGTCACCGGAGGCACGCTGCGCAAGCTCAGCGCCCCCGCTCCCGTCGGACGTACCCGATCCCGGCTCACGATCGGTCGCACCCTCGGCTACATCGCGCTGATCATCGCGGCGATCGGCCTCCTCGCGCCGTTCTTCTGGATGGTCATGAGCTCGCTGAAGAACGCCAACGAGGTGTTCTCAGTGCCCGTCGTCTGGGTGCCGGAGACGTTCGTGTGGCAGAACTACATCGACATCTGGACGAAGTCGAACATGCTCGTCTGGATCCGCAACACCCTGTTCCTGGCCGTCAGCGTGACGTTCCTGCAGGTGCTCACCGGGTCGTTCGCCGCCTATGGCTTCGCGCGGATGAAGTTCGCCGGTCGCGACATCCTGTTCCTCGTCTACATCGGCACGATCGCGGTGCCGTGGCAGTCGTACATGATCCCGCAGTTCATCCTGCTGTCGAATCTGAAGGTGTCGAACACGCTCTGGTCGATCATCCTGCTCCAGGCCTTCGGTGCCTTCGGCGTGTTCCTCATGAAGCAGTACTACGAGACGATCCCCGAGGAGCTCAGCGAGGCCGCGCGGCTCGACGGTCTCAGCGAGTACGCCATCTGGCGCCGCATCATGCTGCCGCTGTCGATCCCCGCCATCGCCAGCCTCACCCTGCTCACATTCGTGAACACCTGGAACGACTACCTCGGTCCGCTGATCTACCTGCGAAACCCCGACCTGTGGACGATCCAGCTCGGCCTCAAGAGCTTCGTCTCGAACCTCTTCGACACGAACTACGCACTGCTGTTCGCCGGACTCACGATCTCGGTGCTCCCCATCGCGATCATCTTCCTGCTCGGGCAGAAGTACTTCGTCGAGGGCATCGCCACCAGCGGACTGAAGGGCTGA